In a single window of the Palaemon carinicauda isolate YSFRI2023 chromosome 10, ASM3689809v2, whole genome shotgun sequence genome:
- the LOC137648202 gene encoding uncharacterized protein: MEYKWIFLALALAAIVYSTAGRSYVRQPVPRCPNVWVKRDAEIHRLREILEERKGKDKGKGKTDKPSKGSKDSKESHEGKGSKESNSEESSEFDTTAYYTTPTDDVTSEGTPFITSHSMIPTTTSPSATTFVLSNPCNGFCREYCLVTEREEVGKSCAPFTWCKCCV, translated from the exons ATGGAATACAAATGGATATTTTTGGCGTTAGCGCTGGCTGCCATTGTTTACTCAACAGCTGGCAGATCTTATGTTAGGCAACCg GTTCCAAGATGTCCTAACGTTTGGGTAAAAAGAGACGCCGAAATACATCGCCTGCGAGAAATCCTAGAGGAAAGGAAAGGCAAGGACAAGGGTAAGGGCAAGACAGATAAACCGAGTAAAGGGAGCAAAGACAGCAAAGAAAGTCACGAGGGTAAAGGCAGTAAGGAGAGTAACAGCGAAGAGAGCTCAGAGTTTGATACCACCGCTTATTATACCACTCCTACTGACGACGTTACTTCAGAGGGCACTCCTTTCATCACATCCCACAGCATGATTCCTACCACCACGTCCCCCAGCGCGACCACCTTTG TTTTGTCTAATCCATGCAATGGATTCTGCCGAGAATACTGTCTCGTGACGGAACGGGAGGAAGTGGGGAAATCGTGCGCACCGTTCACCTGGTGCAAATGCTGCGTCTGA
- the LOC137648455 gene encoding uncharacterized protein, giving the protein MEGKILLMALVVIGAISATAAMSPYRRHQGNHTCPEFPVERHHKGDKESHSFDSYELGENSSDESDEHSRETGPGFQVCPGFCRDECLSGEKKRGRCNPYVACVCCINGN; this is encoded by the exons ATGGAAGGGAAAATTCTACTCATGGCCTTAGTTGTGATTGGTGCAATCTCTGCAACTGCTGCAATGTCGCCGTACAGGCGTCAT CAAGGAAACCACACCTGCCCGGAGTTCCCCGTGGAGCGTCACCACAAGGGAGACAAGGAAAGTCACAGCTTCGACAGCTACGAACTGGGAGAGAACAGTTCGGACGAGAGTGACGAGCACTCTAGGGAAACGGGCCCTG GTTTCCAAGTGTGTCCTGGCTTCTGTCGAGATGAGTGCCTTTCCGGGGAGAAGAAGCGAGGCCGTTGCAACCCCTATGTTGCTTGTGTCTGCTGCATTAATGGTAATTAA
- the LOC137648454 gene encoding carbohydrate sulfotransferase 1-like: MITKDPFKPLIFILVAFSVIYAIYSIVYKRRFDFNEENITESEVDITDYDNEYYEENNQSKTENRSRRSYDQHGSGESLPVLILVLASNARSGSTLLAELLSTTGEAVQFFEPLWPYRNKPKFFIGKTVSSFLSELFQCNFSEEFETFLRDTFPFSQYFHQSILNCLSDRSNQECLKSLDLKKICQNAKVRVAKVVRARLSAIEDLLQRSSPPFVKVIHLTRDPRGSITSMQSLFWNWKPSSKCEYLWEDMQVYDRLVQKYPESLINITHEELSLHPTRTMEKLNRFLHGTPDISIDTRRYIKRHMNSTRYQEDPLSTFNTSQDKYQSWRWKINGRLLSEIENEPTCRKVIERYGHNLFGSLDKVTDPRIPLEVSDEGPSEEVLQMYTQS; the protein is encoded by the exons ATGATCACCAAAGACCCCTTCAAGCCACTAATCTTCATCCTCGTGGCTTTCTCAGTGATATACGCCATCTATAGCATCGTCTACAAACGTCGGTTCGATTTCAACGAAGAAAATATAACGG AATCAGAAGTTGACATTACCGACTATGATAACGAATACTATGAAGAGAACAACCAATCGAAAACAGAAAACCGTTCCAGAAGGAGTTACGACCAACATGGAAGTGGCGAGTCTTTGCCAGTGCTCATCCTCGTACTAGCCTCCAATGCCAGAAGTGGGTCTACATTGCTGGCAGAGCTCCTTTCCACAACTGGAGAAGCCGTCCAATTTTTCGAGCCACTGTGGCCCTACCGAAATAAACCAAAGTTCTTCATTGGTAAAACTGTCAGTAGCTTTCTATCTGAGCTTTTCCAGTGCAATTTTAGTGAAGAATTCGAAACCTTCTTGAGGGATACTTTTCCATTCAGTCAGTACTTCCATCAAAGTATTCTCAATTGCTTGAGTGACCGGTCCAATCAAGAATGCCTCAAGAGCCTTGACTTAAAGAAAATCTGTCAAAACGCGAAAGTTCGCGTTGCCAAGGTTGTGCGAGCTAGGCTATCTGCTATCGAGGATCTCCTCCAGCGCTCTTCCCCACCTTTTGTCAAAGTGATTCATCTCACACGAGACCCAAGAGGCTCGATAACATCCATGCAGAGCCTCTTCTGGAATTGGAAGCCCTCATCCAAGTGTGAGTACCTCTGGGAGGACATGCAGGTGTACGACCGCTTAGTGCAGAAGTACCCTGAGAGCCTCATCAACATCACCCACGAAGAGCTGAGTTTACACCCTACAAGAACTATGGAAAAGCTGAATCGATTCTTGCATGGCACACCTGATATTTCCATTGATACACGGAGGTACATCAAAAGACACATGAATTCCACTAGATATCAAGAGGATCCTTTGAGTACCTTCAACACTAGCCAAGACAAGTACCAGTCTTGGAGATGGAAGATCAATGGCAGGCTGCTCTCGGAAATTGAAAACGAGCCCACCTGTCGTAAGGTCATTGAGAGATACGGCCATAATCTATTTGGATCCCTTGACAAGGTAACCGACCCTAGAATACCCTTGGAAGTATCTGACGAAGGCCCAAGCGAAGAGGTCTTGCAGATGTATACGCAGTCATGA